A part of Marinobacter psychrophilus genomic DNA contains:
- a CDS encoding 1-acyl-sn-glycerol-3-phosphate acyltransferase gives MQKFDAIRPYSDEETSAVIQRLVHDREFLNLIGRIKSPGVARWAPAMLRGIVSYWLRRRFGGFTRIDDLQASLSGYVGELVGKTTTRVTQSGLQNLEQESTHLFICNHRDIVFDPMIVNFLLYNQGLKTTRIAIGDNLLENRVFAEMMRLNKSFVVRRSMTSPREIRDAYLMLSEFITHSIETHNGVWIAQREGRAKDGIDRTDPAIVKMFHMSPKKSGLDFQTAINRLSIVPVSIAYEFDPCDLDKANELEIRARTGAYLKAEGEDTSQIMRGLTGFKGHVHVHFGAPIEDAEANPKALAARIDREIHSHYHLHPSNLVAYQLREAAAGRGPIEAGLFASLAAAESCTRQALEAAANELQKRLDACEAAARPYLLDMYANPVTSALNAMSTADVST, from the coding sequence ATGCAGAAATTTGATGCCATTCGTCCTTACTCGGACGAAGAGACTTCCGCCGTAATACAACGATTAGTGCACGATCGGGAATTTCTGAACCTGATTGGCCGTATTAAATCGCCCGGAGTTGCACGCTGGGCGCCGGCGATGTTGCGGGGAATTGTGAGTTATTGGTTGCGCCGCCGCTTTGGTGGTTTCACTCGTATCGACGATCTGCAAGCGTCGTTGTCGGGCTATGTTGGCGAACTGGTCGGAAAGACCACCACCCGGGTTACCCAGAGCGGGTTACAGAATCTGGAGCAGGAATCTACCCACCTGTTTATCTGTAATCATCGCGACATTGTTTTTGACCCAATGATTGTAAATTTCTTGTTGTACAACCAAGGGCTAAAAACCACTCGCATCGCCATTGGCGACAACTTGCTCGAAAATCGTGTGTTTGCTGAAATGATGCGATTAAATAAGAGCTTTGTGGTGCGGCGCAGCATGACCAGCCCACGGGAAATACGCGACGCTTACCTTATGCTATCCGAGTTTATCACTCACAGCATCGAGACCCACAACGGGGTGTGGATTGCGCAACGTGAAGGGCGGGCTAAAGACGGTATAGACCGCACAGATCCCGCTATTGTGAAGATGTTTCACATGAGCCCGAAAAAATCCGGACTGGATTTCCAAACAGCGATAAACCGGCTGAGTATTGTGCCGGTATCGATTGCCTATGAATTTGACCCCTGTGATCTGGATAAAGCCAATGAGCTGGAAATCCGGGCCCGCACGGGTGCGTACCTAAAAGCAGAAGGCGAAGATACCAGCCAGATTATGCGCGGACTAACCGGCTTTAAAGGCCACGTACACGTGCACTTCGGTGCACCCATCGAAGACGCAGAGGCCAACCCAAAAGCGTTAGCGGCGCGGATTGACAGGGAAATTCACAGCCACTATCACTTGCACCCATCCAATCTGGTGGCGTACCAGTTGCGTGAAGCTGCAGCGGGTAGGGGGCCGATAGAGGCCGGTCTGTTTGCTTCTCTAGCTGCAGCCGAAAGCTGCACGCGCCAGGCTTTGGAAGCCGCTGCGAACGAGCTGCAGAAACGTCTAGATGCTTGTGAAGCAGCCGCGCGGCCCTACCTATTGGACATGTACGCTAACCCGGTAACGAGTGCGCTGAACGCCATGAGCACGGCTGACGTAAGCACTTGA
- a CDS encoding ATP-dependent zinc protease family protein — MNHARFLLITALVTALSWASLASAQDKANGKRPGETLGFVEWVVMQDSGVRLKARLDTGAKTSSLHAVNVEEFDKDDERWVSFELPLGDHEDQPSEGKISHDEVVLEFELPVERVVLVKRKGAPSQRRYVVNMDFCVSGEVHTTQFSLADRAKFSYPVLLGRRFMSDDNILVDSTNGFIAVKQCEFISLEKIAENNKTPS; from the coding sequence ATGAATCACGCACGCTTTTTGCTCATCACTGCGCTTGTCACCGCGCTTTCGTGGGCATCCCTTGCCAGCGCCCAAGACAAAGCCAATGGCAAACGCCCCGGCGAAACTCTTGGATTTGTGGAATGGGTGGTAATGCAGGACAGCGGCGTGCGGCTAAAAGCAAGGTTGGATACGGGTGCCAAGACGTCATCGCTGCACGCGGTGAATGTTGAGGAATTCGATAAAGACGATGAACGCTGGGTTAGCTTTGAGTTGCCTTTGGGCGACCACGAAGACCAGCCCAGCGAAGGGAAGATCAGCCATGACGAAGTGGTGCTGGAATTTGAACTGCCGGTGGAGCGGGTAGTGCTGGTTAAACGCAAGGGAGCACCATCGCAACGGCGCTATGTGGTAAACATGGATTTTTGCGTGTCGGGCGAAGTGCATACAACCCAGTTTTCATTGGCCGATCGCGCAAAGTTTTCCTACCCAGTGCTTTTGGGTCGTCGTTTTATGAGCGACGACAACATTTTGGTGGATTCCACGAACGGCTTTATTGCTGTTAAACAGTGTGAGTTTATTAGCCTGGAGAAAATTGCTGAAAACAATAAGACTCCATCGTGA
- a CDS encoding DNA replication terminus site-binding protein, with protein sequence MAYSLLQLDTLQKIVLAVECLERLCADAKQLLKQANPVQCRIYQIPRTVRENESQPVTDIHPTDLSGTEAFHAALHAMTDWYGHPQYSTKVVNRVPGALVLTNVDESQILDRMAEINRSKTSIESLIPSLGNRDDRFELLHRHFPWLILAQLTRRLQVLPCSPPLQSCTFTWGIKTEIKKMTADQVCERLESFRQRPRSTIDDVPWDIKIDREIMAIRSLPASAQLRSRRVLRVRPLANLRYRAIDGEPAKTYMREAHTPILMLNPSRPIKLGVLKNYDVQTRSGRQRLKDRRHYEKVSDLLPIYLQS encoded by the coding sequence ATGGCTTATTCGCTTTTACAACTAGACACTCTTCAAAAAATTGTTCTGGCGGTTGAATGTCTGGAGCGCCTCTGTGCCGACGCCAAACAATTGTTGAAGCAAGCCAACCCCGTTCAATGCCGCATCTATCAAATCCCGCGCACTGTTCGTGAAAACGAGAGCCAGCCTGTGACCGATATACATCCCACCGACCTTTCTGGAACAGAAGCCTTTCATGCGGCACTTCACGCAATGACTGATTGGTACGGCCATCCGCAATACAGCACCAAAGTTGTCAACCGGGTTCCCGGTGCATTGGTGTTGACCAACGTCGATGAAAGTCAAATTCTAGATCGAATGGCTGAGATCAATCGCAGCAAGACCTCCATAGAGTCTCTAATACCAAGCCTTGGCAATCGGGATGATCGTTTCGAACTGCTGCACAGGCATTTTCCCTGGCTGATTCTGGCCCAACTTACCCGACGTTTACAGGTTTTGCCCTGCTCTCCCCCACTGCAGTCCTGCACCTTTACCTGGGGCATAAAAACAGAGATTAAAAAGATGACTGCGGATCAGGTATGCGAAAGGCTGGAATCGTTTCGGCAACGCCCGCGCTCAACGATTGACGACGTTCCCTGGGACATCAAGATTGATCGAGAAATTATGGCCATTCGCTCATTGCCAGCATCCGCACAACTGCGGTCGCGCCGCGTACTTCGTGTTCGCCCGTTAGCAAATCTTCGCTATCGCGCGATTGATGGCGAACCGGCAAAAACCTACATGCGCGAAGCCCATACGCCTATTCTAATGCTGAACCCTAGCAGGCCGATTAAGCTGGGAGTTCTGAAAAACTACGATGTGCAAACTCGAAGCGGTCGCCAACGTCTTAAAGACCGTAGGCACTATGAAAAAGTAAGTGATTTGTTGCCCATATACCTGCAATCCTAA
- a CDS encoding TrkH family potassium uptake protein codes for MFILLSIFMMLPPLILMGSDAPNSAAFMESAGIVCILGLVGILATYRQSRDLKPRFMFMLTVSSWFFIAMFSSLPFYLSDNNISAANAFFEGTSGITTTGATVFSNLDTMDRDLLLWRSILQWIGGIGIIGMFVAVLPFLRVGGMRLFATESSEWTDKALPRMKTLSRGLLGVYLLFSVVAVLTYWVSGMTLFDAFNHGLTSISTGGFSTSDLSMGKFNDLILLESTFFMILGSVPFFLFVRELHGQRGVLFRDQQVRLFLIILLIVPLLLTLYRWAVSAVPFNPVSNYISTLFNVTSVVTTTGYASEDYSAWGPLAFVVFFFLMFVGGCSGSTSGGMKIFRFQLSVIVLRENLMRLLHPRAVLTRNYNGRAVSDEIITSMIAYTFIFLLCLLILTVSLAAMQLDFTTSLSGALTALTNVGPGLGDIIGPAGNFGPLPDAAKWLLGVGMLMGRLEILSVVVVLSPAFWRS; via the coding sequence ATGTTTATACTTTTAAGTATTTTCATGATGTTACCGCCACTTATTCTGATGGGTTCTGACGCTCCTAACAGCGCTGCGTTTATGGAATCGGCGGGCATTGTGTGCATATTGGGGCTAGTTGGCATACTGGCAACCTATCGCCAGTCCAGAGACTTGAAACCGCGTTTCATGTTTATGCTGACAGTATCGAGCTGGTTCTTCATCGCTATGTTTTCTTCGCTTCCTTTTTATCTGAGTGATAACAACATATCAGCGGCTAACGCTTTTTTTGAGGGAACCTCGGGCATCACCACCACCGGTGCAACGGTATTCAGTAATCTGGACACTATGGACCGTGATCTGCTGCTTTGGCGTTCTATTCTGCAATGGATAGGTGGCATTGGCATTATCGGTATGTTCGTTGCTGTGCTTCCATTTTTACGGGTAGGCGGTATGCGCCTTTTTGCTACCGAATCGTCAGAGTGGACCGACAAAGCTCTGCCCCGGATGAAAACCCTGAGTCGCGGATTATTAGGGGTGTACCTACTTTTCTCAGTAGTCGCAGTACTGACCTATTGGGTGTCGGGCATGACATTGTTTGATGCCTTTAACCATGGCCTAACGAGCATCTCCACCGGCGGCTTTTCTACATCAGATTTGTCTATGGGCAAATTCAACGACCTAATTCTCTTGGAATCTACGTTTTTTATGATTCTGGGCAGTGTGCCTTTCTTTCTATTTGTGCGGGAATTGCATGGCCAGCGTGGCGTGTTGTTCCGTGACCAACAGGTGCGGCTATTCCTGATCATCCTGCTGATTGTACCCTTGCTGTTAACGCTGTATCGCTGGGCGGTATCTGCCGTTCCCTTCAATCCGGTTAGCAATTACATATCCACACTGTTTAATGTCACCTCCGTGGTCACCACCACCGGTTACGCGTCGGAAGATTACTCTGCATGGGGCCCGTTGGCCTTTGTTGTGTTCTTCTTTTTAATGTTTGTGGGCGGTTGCTCCGGCTCCACATCTGGCGGCATGAAAATATTTCGCTTTCAACTGTCAGTCATTGTTCTACGTGAGAATCTGATGCGCTTGCTTCATCCGCGGGCCGTATTAACCCGTAATTACAACGGTCGTGCCGTTAGCGACGAGATTATTACCTCGATGATCGCCTACACATTCATCTTCCTGCTGTGCCTGTTGATTTTGACGGTTTCGCTGGCCGCTATGCAGCTGGACTTCACCACGTCTTTGTCCGGTGCATTGACGGCTTTGACCAATGTTGGTCCGGGCTTGGGTGATATCATAGGCCCTGCCGGGAATTTTGGGCCGCTGCCAGATGCCGCTAAATGGCTGTTGGGCGTAGGTATGCTGATGGGACGTTTAGAAATATTGAGCGTGGTAGTGGTGCTGTCGCCGGCTTTCTGGCGTAGTTAA
- the recQ gene encoding DNA helicase RecQ produces the protein MYSHQDFEQLSSERPTAVQTPEQVLHEVFGYDSFRPLQEDIVKELCAGGDALVLMPTGGGKSLCYQVPALVRPGTGIVVSPLIALMQDQVNALKELGVRAAFLNSTMDFEQARATEYALMSGELDLLYCAPERLIQPRTIELLHNTSIALFAIDEAHCVSQWGHDFRSDYLQLSMLAQTFPDIPRIALTATADERTRKEIAERLSLTQARHFISGFDRPNIQYRITPKINANKQLLDFIKTEHEGDCGIVYCLSRKKVDATAKLLQSKGYNALPYHAGLAADERASNQNRFLREDSIIIVATIAFGMGIDKPDVRFVAHLDLPKSLEAYYQETGRAGRDGKPSTAWMVYGLQDVIKLRQMLETSQGNDHFKRIERQKLDAMLGLCEVTGCRRKVLLNYFGDELDQPCGNCDTCLTPPETWDGTVAVQKALSCVFRTGQRFGVTYLIDVLRGSENDRLVQMGHQQVSTYGIGKDLTANEWKSVFRQLVANGYLRADPDGYGALQLTEQCRPLLKGEASVQLRKDPEPPKSTAKGSSRSAASVREQITDHDGWEALRACRKQLADKQGVPPYVIFHDTTLFDMLERRPATLEALAEVSGVGAAKLEKYGELFLQTLNSLRV, from the coding sequence ATGTACTCCCATCAGGACTTCGAACAGCTCTCAAGCGAACGACCTACAGCCGTGCAGACCCCGGAACAGGTGCTGCATGAAGTGTTTGGCTATGACAGCTTTCGCCCGTTACAGGAGGACATTGTAAAAGAGCTGTGCGCCGGCGGCGACGCGCTGGTGCTAATGCCCACCGGCGGCGGTAAATCCCTGTGCTATCAAGTTCCAGCTCTGGTCCGCCCGGGCACCGGTATCGTGGTGTCTCCGTTAATAGCGTTGATGCAAGACCAGGTAAATGCCCTGAAAGAATTGGGAGTTCGAGCCGCTTTTTTGAATTCCACTATGGACTTCGAGCAAGCCCGAGCTACCGAATACGCTCTGATGTCGGGTGAGCTGGATTTGCTGTATTGCGCTCCGGAGCGGCTGATTCAGCCCCGCACTATAGAACTGCTGCACAATACCTCCATCGCTCTGTTTGCAATCGACGAAGCTCATTGTGTTTCACAGTGGGGTCACGACTTCCGTTCGGATTACTTGCAGTTGAGCATGCTCGCGCAAACTTTTCCCGACATACCACGTATCGCTTTGACGGCTACTGCCGATGAGCGCACCCGTAAAGAGATTGCCGAACGCCTGTCGTTAACCCAGGCCCGACATTTTATTAGCGGTTTTGATCGCCCTAATATTCAGTACAGAATTACGCCAAAAATTAATGCTAACAAACAGTTACTCGACTTTATTAAAACCGAACATGAAGGCGATTGCGGCATCGTTTACTGTCTTTCCCGGAAAAAAGTAGACGCCACCGCAAAGCTATTGCAAAGCAAAGGTTACAACGCACTACCCTATCACGCCGGCTTAGCTGCAGATGAGCGAGCATCAAACCAGAACCGTTTCCTGCGCGAAGACAGCATTATTATTGTGGCTACCATCGCGTTTGGTATGGGCATAGACAAACCGGATGTGCGCTTTGTCGCCCACCTCGATTTGCCAAAAAGCCTGGAAGCTTATTATCAGGAAACTGGCCGTGCTGGTCGCGACGGCAAACCCTCTACTGCATGGATGGTTTACGGCCTGCAGGATGTGATCAAACTGCGACAAATGCTAGAAACATCCCAGGGTAACGATCACTTCAAACGGATTGAGCGGCAAAAGCTTGACGCCATGCTGGGCCTTTGTGAGGTTACCGGTTGCAGGCGCAAGGTACTGCTGAACTACTTCGGCGACGAACTGGACCAACCCTGCGGTAATTGCGATACCTGCCTGACGCCGCCAGAGACCTGGGATGGCACCGTTGCCGTACAAAAAGCTCTGTCTTGCGTATTTCGCACCGGTCAGCGCTTTGGTGTGACCTACCTGATTGATGTGCTGCGCGGATCTGAAAACGATCGCTTGGTTCAAATGGGTCACCAGCAGGTGTCCACTTACGGAATCGGCAAAGACTTAACCGCCAACGAGTGGAAATCGGTGTTTCGCCAACTGGTGGCAAACGGCTATCTAAGAGCAGACCCAGACGGTTACGGTGCTTTGCAACTGACCGAACAGTGCCGCCCCCTGTTAAAAGGCGAAGCCAGCGTTCAATTACGTAAAGATCCGGAACCACCAAAAAGTACGGCCAAAGGCAGCTCACGCTCCGCTGCATCGGTGCGGGAGCAGATTACGGATCACGACGGCTGGGAAGCGCTGCGGGCCTGCCGCAAACAGCTCGCGGATAAGCAAGGTGTGCCGCCTTACGTTATTTTCCACGACACCACGCTGTTCGACATGCTGGAGCGCCGGCCGGCCACTCTGGAGGCGCTAGCCGAAGTCAGCGGGGTGGGTGCTGCTAAGCTGGAAAAGTACGGGGAGCTATTTTTACAAACGCTGAACAGCTTGCGCGTCTGA
- a CDS encoding ATP-binding protein, with product MAATEQNYGLESIILHHSFTQVKGRTIRIDCRERTHVGGVNGAGKTSILALIPAFYGEEPERIVSKGSGRLSFLDYYLPSLQSLVIFEYSRHRGTCCSVMFRHHSGKLCYRFVEGSAADTFFAPDVIEMLKAGATADAVFEKLRELKRNVSRIIDTITSYRAIIQRNSRLLKRSAADARKLQGLAADFGMGSADTHMSNIERLTHVVLNKNRLMSSFKAMICETQFDNIHIHGRPKTIDESGLVSDIRSIKAFEKEEAKIRECLQQENERQAILAASRRTVASLTATVDEANDSKADIARDIAKLKERINEESEQQRQSDDEIAGVLADKNYELKVKEGDLDGIYKKREYYDTERAPELTQDLQNIGEYRRQKVDADSDLTGLTSKVTQVESEFRHEVSELKSAFSLEQGDRERKVSDAETARKDAAYQHDKAISALDHEKTREIGQQREERSQERSAIQSQLARAETLRDNQSYNDDETGQIAAAEAAVQNAEEQAQHVSGELIDANRKKDQAREDRDTAQKHLLHAQEQIDALTAAFEDLQRQISPDNDTWLSALRKQDSGWAHGLAKVIHPDLLMRTDLNPLMHSTAAAERRQVMGWVLNTDAISAPDFAASEEDLQARLHNIDQKRQAARKTRDDTEKAARNRNDAYQARCSAVEHMNTEKKLTDDSLTRQRDYLKTLREQIRQALNERKQAQGAKVTELQSLLEQFNKDSEMGETATTSQFAKRLMDLRGQWAERESQLQLNIDHAQQRVQQALSEHEQRLELKQTAFNQKLEDEGIDPKVVQQARAKAESLKNRVKEIEQAEPIVREYKNWLDKDWSRKDGLTGDCNLLEKQVADIKTRRSERLRKHQESVKQVNADITRHQQRIGALAKQIEEAEGILKKFETAPDDMAMPGNMVNLTGELQDAYERLDKLRREVMATFKRALTVLNQYNGTQIQSAWQKLSEFRRQRLADPAQEFDEAFQLMQVQDLRSLLDTDIPQLRSTLVDQFTSEANTLCRYFDSLETMAREVKAVSRTLRQKINTDQRIESLSDIQVVLRPRIEDDESWQPLKSFVVQWREWHAVHRREMPDDSITMAFQLVSDTLKSASLGESVESMVDMHLTMKENGREAVIRNDNDFLTASSQGLTYLAIMAVFMGLTRYLCPDKNTRITWPIDELGTLSSNNIARMAEMLEHNNLTMISACPKLDRPLRKFFENKISLQHGRVHNFENAAPSAPKSDFLASVTRPRSATDATDDLTDDLFTSAIEGGSHAN from the coding sequence GTGGCTGCGACAGAGCAAAATTATGGGCTGGAGAGTATTATCCTGCACCATTCGTTTACCCAGGTGAAGGGCCGGACCATTCGCATCGACTGCCGCGAGCGCACCCATGTAGGCGGCGTGAACGGCGCCGGGAAAACCTCGATTCTGGCGCTAATTCCGGCGTTTTACGGCGAAGAACCCGAGCGCATTGTCAGCAAGGGTTCCGGCCGCCTGTCGTTTTTGGATTACTACTTGCCGAGCCTGCAGAGCCTGGTGATTTTCGAGTACAGCCGCCACCGCGGTACTTGTTGCTCCGTCATGTTTCGGCACCACTCGGGGAAGCTGTGCTACCGCTTTGTGGAAGGTTCAGCTGCGGACACTTTTTTTGCGCCAGACGTCATCGAAATGTTGAAAGCCGGTGCAACCGCCGACGCCGTTTTTGAAAAGCTTCGCGAGTTAAAGCGCAATGTGTCTCGGATAATCGACACCATCACCAGTTACCGCGCCATTATCCAGCGCAACTCCCGCCTATTGAAACGTTCCGCCGCTGATGCGCGCAAACTGCAAGGCCTAGCAGCGGACTTTGGCATGGGGAGTGCCGACACGCACATGAGCAATATTGAACGTCTGACCCACGTGGTGCTGAATAAAAACCGTTTGATGTCCAGTTTCAAAGCAATGATTTGCGAAACACAATTTGACAATATTCACATTCATGGTCGGCCCAAAACCATCGACGAAAGCGGCCTGGTGAGTGATATTCGCAGCATCAAGGCTTTTGAAAAAGAAGAAGCCAAAATTCGCGAGTGCCTGCAGCAAGAAAATGAGCGCCAGGCTATTCTGGCTGCCAGCCGGCGCACAGTCGCCAGCTTGACGGCGACCGTCGACGAGGCCAATGACAGTAAAGCCGACATTGCCCGCGACATCGCCAAACTGAAAGAGCGTATTAACGAGGAAAGCGAACAGCAGCGCCAGTCCGACGACGAGATTGCGGGGGTTCTGGCGGACAAAAACTACGAGCTGAAAGTGAAAGAGGGTGACCTTGACGGCATCTATAAAAAGCGCGAGTACTACGATACCGAAAGAGCGCCTGAACTGACCCAGGATCTTCAAAATATTGGTGAATATCGCCGCCAAAAAGTCGATGCTGATTCGGATCTGACTGGCTTGACCAGCAAAGTGACTCAGGTCGAAAGCGAGTTCAGACACGAGGTCAGTGAGTTAAAGAGTGCCTTTTCCCTCGAGCAGGGCGATCGCGAGCGGAAGGTCAGCGACGCTGAGACCGCGCGCAAAGACGCGGCTTACCAACACGACAAAGCCATCAGCGCTCTGGACCACGAGAAAACCCGTGAAATAGGCCAGCAGCGCGAAGAGCGAAGTCAGGAACGCTCCGCCATTCAAAGCCAGTTGGCCCGCGCCGAAACCCTGCGTGATAATCAAAGTTATAACGATGACGAAACCGGTCAGATAGCCGCTGCCGAGGCGGCCGTGCAAAACGCCGAAGAACAGGCGCAGCATGTTTCAGGCGAGTTGATCGACGCTAACCGCAAAAAAGACCAGGCTCGGGAAGATCGCGATACCGCTCAGAAACACCTTCTGCACGCTCAAGAGCAAATCGATGCACTAACGGCGGCGTTTGAAGATTTACAGCGTCAGATTTCGCCAGATAATGACACCTGGCTTTCCGCGTTGCGCAAACAAGATTCGGGGTGGGCCCACGGCTTGGCAAAAGTGATTCACCCCGATCTGCTGATGCGTACCGACCTTAACCCGTTAATGCACAGCACTGCAGCTGCTGAACGCCGACAAGTTATGGGCTGGGTACTGAACACCGATGCGATTTCCGCACCAGACTTTGCGGCCTCAGAAGAAGACCTGCAAGCGCGTTTGCACAACATTGATCAAAAACGCCAGGCCGCACGAAAAACCCGGGATGACACAGAGAAAGCCGCGCGTAATCGGAATGATGCCTACCAGGCACGGTGTTCCGCTGTAGAACACATGAACACTGAGAAAAAGCTCACTGATGACTCGCTCACTCGGCAGCGTGACTACCTAAAGACCCTGCGGGAGCAAATCCGCCAGGCTTTGAACGAGCGCAAGCAAGCCCAAGGCGCAAAAGTGACCGAACTACAGAGCCTTCTGGAGCAGTTCAACAAAGACAGTGAAATGGGCGAAACCGCCACCACCAGCCAGTTTGCCAAGCGTTTAATGGATTTGCGCGGCCAGTGGGCCGAGCGCGAATCCCAGCTGCAATTGAATATTGATCACGCTCAACAACGGGTTCAGCAAGCCCTTAGCGAGCACGAACAACGCCTGGAGCTGAAACAAACGGCGTTTAACCAGAAATTAGAAGACGAAGGCATAGATCCAAAAGTGGTGCAGCAAGCACGTGCCAAGGCTGAAAGCCTGAAAAACCGGGTGAAAGAAATTGAGCAAGCCGAGCCTATAGTGCGCGAATACAAAAACTGGCTCGACAAGGACTGGTCACGTAAAGACGGCCTGACTGGCGACTGCAACCTGCTGGAGAAACAGGTTGCGGACATAAAAACCCGACGCAGCGAACGTCTGCGCAAGCACCAGGAAAGTGTTAAACAGGTAAATGCGGACATTACTCGGCATCAGCAGAGAATCGGCGCGCTGGCCAAGCAGATTGAGGAAGCCGAGGGTATTCTGAAGAAGTTCGAAACCGCCCCCGATGACATGGCGATGCCCGGCAACATGGTTAATCTGACCGGCGAACTGCAGGATGCCTACGAGCGTCTGGACAAGCTGCGCCGCGAGGTGATGGCTACCTTCAAACGCGCGCTCACAGTGCTGAATCAGTACAACGGCACCCAAATCCAGAGCGCTTGGCAAAAGCTGAGTGAATTCCGCCGGCAGCGTCTGGCAGACCCAGCCCAGGAATTCGATGAGGCTTTCCAGCTCATGCAAGTACAAGACTTGCGTTCACTTCTGGACACCGACATTCCGCAACTGCGCTCTACTTTGGTGGATCAGTTTACCTCTGAAGCCAACACCTTGTGCCGTTATTTCGACAGCCTGGAAACCATGGCTCGGGAAGTGAAAGCCGTGTCCCGCACTCTGCGCCAGAAAATCAACACTGATCAGCGCATTGAATCCCTAAGCGATATTCAAGTGGTGCTAAGGCCGCGGATTGAAGACGACGAAAGCTGGCAGCCCCTGAAGAGTTTTGTGGTGCAGTGGCGCGAATGGCACGCAGTGCACCGCCGCGAAATGCCGGATGACAGCATTACCATGGCGTTCCAGCTGGTCAGCGACACTTTGAAATCGGCTAGCCTGGGTGAAAGTGTGGAATCCATGGTGGATATGCATCTGACCATGAAAGAAAACGGTCGCGAAGCGGTGATTCGTAACGACAACGACTTCCTGACCGCCAGTTCCCAGGGCCTGACGTACTTGGCGATTATGGCGGTGTTCATGGGCCTGACTCGCTACCTGTGCCCGGACAAGAACACCCGCATTACCTGGCCGATAGACGAGTTGGGCACTCTTAGTTCCAATAACATCGCACGCATGGCAGAAATGCTGGAACACAACAACCTGACCATGATCTCAGCCTGTCCGAAACTGGACCGGCCGCTGCGCAAGTTCTTTGAAAACAAGATCAGCTTGCAGCACGGCCGCGTACACAACTTTGAAAACGCCGCACCAAGCGCGCCGAAAAGCGATTTTCTGGCCAGTGTAACCCGCCCGCGTTCGGCCACTGATGCAACGGACGACCTGACAGATGATTTGTTTACCAGCGCCATCGAAGGAGGCAGTCATGCAAACTAA